Proteins co-encoded in one Streptomyces diastaticus subsp. diastaticus genomic window:
- a CDS encoding globin — protein sequence MTNDPRDTLQEQSFYEQVGGEETFRRLVHRFYQGVAEDPLLRPMYPEEDLGPAEERFALFLMQYWGGPRTYSDQRGHPRLRMRHAPFKVDRAAHDAWLGHMRVALDELGLPEEQERLLWNYLTYAAASMINTEG from the coding sequence GTGACTAACGATCCGCGCGACACGCTTCAGGAGCAGTCCTTCTACGAGCAGGTCGGCGGCGAGGAGACCTTCCGACGCCTGGTGCACCGCTTCTACCAGGGGGTCGCGGAGGACCCGCTGCTGCGGCCGATGTACCCGGAGGAGGACCTCGGCCCCGCGGAGGAGCGGTTCGCCCTCTTCCTGATGCAGTACTGGGGCGGCCCCCGCACCTACAGCGATCAGCGAGGCCACCCCCGGCTGCGGATGCGGCACGCCCCGTTCAAGGTGGACCGGGCGGCGCACGACGCGTGGCTCGGGCACATGCGGGTGGCCCTCGACGAGCTGGGCCTGCCCGAGGAGCAGGAGCGGCTGCTGTGGAACTACCTGACGTACGCCGCCGCGTCGATGATCAACACCGAGGGCTGA
- a CDS encoding methyltransferase domain-containing protein codes for MARARGRLVRDIADQGVFDGEPEWREAFAAVPRHLFVPSYFGPSAGGWRRMWGEDPDPGRRRSWLEGVYTDTPLATRLRDGELLSSSSQPSLMARMLAELRVRDGDRVLEIGAGTGWNAALLAYRLGSAHVTTVDLDPDITDSARRHLDAAGLHPHVVTGDGARGCRADAPYDRILATCALDTVPRPWLEQTRPGGLILTPFATGLVRLTVHGPDRAEGRFLPTPAYFVPLRGTEPRTAGEPSAEGVARHVLDNERFRFLLTLTAGRLTPAEALEVWQREHHPVRERFGLTADAGTLTAWLDDPEGPYRWRLT; via the coding sequence GTGGCCCGGGCGCGGGGCCGGCTGGTACGGGACATCGCCGACCAGGGGGTCTTCGACGGGGAGCCGGAGTGGCGGGAGGCGTTCGCGGCCGTTCCCCGGCACCTCTTCGTGCCGAGCTACTTCGGGCCGTCGGCCGGTGGCTGGCGGCGCATGTGGGGCGAGGACCCGGACCCGGGCCGGCGCCGGAGCTGGCTGGAGGGGGTCTACACCGACACGCCGCTCGCCACCAGGCTGCGCGACGGCGAACTCCTCTCCTCCAGCAGCCAGCCCTCACTCATGGCGAGGATGCTCGCGGAGCTGCGGGTCCGCGACGGCGACAGGGTCCTGGAGATCGGCGCGGGCACCGGCTGGAACGCCGCCCTCCTCGCCTACCGGCTCGGCTCCGCCCACGTCACCACCGTCGACCTCGACCCGGACATCACCGACTCCGCCCGCCGCCACCTGGACGCCGCCGGACTCCACCCGCACGTCGTCACCGGCGACGGGGCCCGCGGCTGCCGCGCCGACGCGCCGTACGACCGGATCCTCGCCACCTGCGCGCTGGACACGGTGCCGCGCCCCTGGCTGGAGCAGACCCGGCCCGGCGGGCTGATCCTCACCCCGTTCGCGACCGGCCTCGTCCGCCTCACCGTGCACGGCCCCGACCGCGCCGAGGGCCGCTTCCTGCCCACCCCGGCCTACTTCGTCCCGCTACGCGGCACCGAGCCCCGTACCGCCGGGGAACCCTCTGCCGAGGGCGTCGCCCGCCACGTACTCGACAACGAACGGTTCCGCTTCCTGCTGACGCTCACCGCGGGGAGGCTCACCCCGGCCGAGGCGCTGGAGGTGTGGCAGCGCGAGCACCACCCCGTCCGCGAACGTTTCGGCCTCACCGCCGACGCCGGCACCCTGACCGCCTGGCTCGACGACCCCGAGGGCCCGTACCGCTGGCGGCTGACCTGA
- a CDS encoding FHA domain-containing protein, with protein sequence MPTCPNGHQSDADDWCEVCGHRMAGPGVPPGPGGPAGSVPPPPPPPPAPGHGYPPGPGAPGPGFPGGPQSGPGGPAVPGGRPQLCPQCHTPREADAPFCEECRWNFITNTATSYTPAAPRPPAGGPPGGFRTPPQSYDYQGSRPSQMNRPAEPLGPGAQQTPPPVTPSRPGVPTAYPAPPYGGGPAQGPPPPPPATGGGAFPSQAPGESGRTGAGQDDDWVLPPPSAPAAPPQGGPGAPPQSPGPQSPGPQSPGPQSPGPQGQPPRAPGPPAPASWSVSVGPDRGYFMAMMQRSGPEADGLNLPAYSPEQRHALVGNQFTIGRRRHSTGDTPDIDLSVPPEDPGVSHQHAMLVQRPDGGWAVVDQNSTNGTTVNGGEDPIQPYVPVPLSDGDRVHVGAWTTLTLHRD encoded by the coding sequence ATGCCGACCTGCCCGAACGGACACCAGTCGGACGCCGACGACTGGTGCGAGGTCTGCGGCCACCGCATGGCCGGCCCGGGTGTGCCTCCGGGCCCGGGCGGCCCCGCCGGCAGCGTTCCCCCGCCGCCCCCGCCGCCGCCCGCACCTGGTCACGGCTACCCGCCCGGCCCCGGCGCCCCAGGTCCCGGCTTTCCCGGCGGCCCGCAGAGCGGCCCGGGCGGGCCCGCCGTCCCCGGCGGCCGGCCGCAGCTGTGCCCGCAGTGCCACACCCCGCGCGAGGCCGACGCGCCGTTCTGCGAGGAGTGCCGGTGGAACTTCATCACCAACACCGCGACCTCGTACACACCCGCCGCGCCCCGGCCCCCGGCGGGCGGCCCGCCCGGCGGCTTCCGCACGCCCCCGCAGTCGTACGACTACCAGGGCTCACGGCCCTCGCAGATGAACCGTCCCGCCGAGCCGCTCGGCCCGGGCGCCCAGCAGACCCCGCCGCCGGTGACACCGAGCCGGCCCGGCGTGCCGACGGCGTACCCGGCGCCGCCGTACGGCGGCGGCCCCGCGCAGGGTCCGCCGCCGCCCCCGCCCGCGACCGGCGGCGGGGCGTTCCCCTCGCAGGCTCCGGGCGAGTCCGGGCGGACCGGCGCCGGGCAGGACGACGACTGGGTGCTGCCCCCGCCCTCCGCCCCGGCCGCGCCGCCGCAGGGCGGGCCGGGCGCGCCCCCGCAGAGTCCTGGCCCGCAGAGTCCTGGCCCGCAGAGTCCTGGCCCGCAGAGTCCTGGCCCGCAGGGGCAGCCGCCGCGGGCGCCGGGGCCGCCGGCTCCGGCGAGCTGGTCGGTGTCGGTGGGCCCCGACCGCGGCTACTTCATGGCGATGATGCAGCGCAGCGGCCCCGAGGCGGACGGGCTCAACCTGCCCGCGTACTCGCCGGAGCAGCGCCACGCCCTGGTCGGGAACCAGTTCACGATCGGCCGGCGGCGCCACTCCACCGGTGACACCCCGGACATCGACCTGTCGGTGCCGCCGGAGGACCCGGGGGTCTCGCACCAGCACGCGATGCTGGTGCAGCGGCCCGACGGCGGCTGGGCGGTGGTGGACCAGAACTCCACCAACGGCACCACCGTCAACGGCGGCGAGGACCCGATCCAGCCGTACGTACCGGTACCGCTCTCCGACGGCGACCGGGTCCACGTCGGCGCCTGGACCACGCTGACCCTGCACCGCGACTGA
- a CDS encoding vWA domain-containing protein, translating to MANFTKPDVPRFAVEVYQNEFLPEGGRDVNAIVTVTATGGGTRGAAPAHTAAEGASSAVALMVDCSGSMDHPSAKMRHARDATRAAVNALRDGTRFAVIAGTHVAREVYPGGGRLALADDRTRAEAGDALLRLRAGGGTAIGTWLRLAGHLLTSEPAGVRHGILLTDGRNEHETPEELRDALEVCAGRFTCDAHGVGTDWEVKEVTAIASALLGSADIVADPAGLTPDFRRMMEAAMGKEVADVALRLWTPQGAEVTFVKQVAPAVVDLTGRRASVGPRAGDYPTGSWGDESRDYHLCVRVPAADVGREMLAARVSLVVPGPDGGATPLGQGLVRAVWTDDTAVSTSLNPQVAHYTGQVELARAIQDGLAAHKAGDVDGATAELGRAVRLAGASGHADTAKLLAKVVDVIDEANGTVRLKARVEDADEMTLDTRSTKTARLHQQHPPAPRPGR from the coding sequence ATGGCCAACTTCACCAAACCGGACGTACCGCGGTTCGCCGTGGAGGTCTACCAGAACGAGTTCCTGCCGGAGGGCGGGCGGGACGTCAACGCGATCGTCACCGTCACCGCCACGGGTGGCGGGACCCGGGGGGCCGCGCCCGCGCACACCGCCGCCGAGGGCGCTTCCTCGGCGGTGGCGCTGATGGTGGACTGCTCGGGCTCGATGGACCACCCGTCGGCCAAGATGCGGCACGCCCGGGACGCCACCCGGGCCGCCGTGAACGCGCTCCGGGACGGGACGCGGTTCGCGGTGATCGCCGGGACCCATGTCGCCCGGGAGGTGTATCCGGGCGGCGGGCGGCTCGCCCTCGCCGACGACCGGACGCGGGCGGAGGCCGGGGACGCGCTGCTGAGGCTGCGGGCGGGCGGCGGCACCGCGATCGGCACCTGGCTGCGGCTGGCCGGACACCTGCTCACCTCGGAGCCGGCCGGTGTCCGGCACGGCATCCTGCTCACCGACGGGCGCAACGAGCACGAGACGCCCGAGGAGCTGCGGGACGCGCTGGAGGTCTGCGCCGGGCGGTTCACCTGTGACGCGCACGGCGTCGGCACCGACTGGGAGGTGAAAGAGGTCACAGCCATCGCCTCGGCCCTGCTCGGCTCCGCCGACATCGTCGCCGACCCGGCCGGCCTCACCCCGGACTTCCGCCGGATGATGGAGGCGGCGATGGGCAAGGAGGTCGCCGACGTGGCGTTGCGGCTGTGGACCCCGCAGGGCGCGGAGGTCACCTTCGTCAAGCAAGTGGCCCCCGCTGTAGTGGACTTGACCGGGCGTCGGGCCTCGGTGGGCCCGCGGGCCGGCGACTATCCGACCGGTTCGTGGGGCGACGAGTCCCGCGACTACCACCTCTGCGTACGCGTACCCGCGGCCGACGTGGGCCGGGAGATGCTGGCCGCCCGCGTCTCGCTGGTCGTGCCGGGGCCGGACGGCGGTGCGACGCCGCTCGGCCAGGGGCTGGTGCGGGCGGTGTGGACGGACGACACGGCCGTCTCCACCTCGCTGAACCCGCAGGTCGCGCACTACACGGGCCAGGTCGAACTGGCTCGGGCGATCCAGGACGGGCTGGCCGCGCACAAGGCCGGCGACGTCGACGGGGCGACCGCGGAACTGGGCCGGGCGGTGCGGCTGGCGGGCGCCTCGGGCCACGCCGATACGGCGAAGCTGCTGGCCAAGGTGGTGGACGTGATCGACGAGGCGAACGGTACTGTGCGGCTGAAGGCACGGGTCGAGGACGCCGACGAGATGACCTTGGACACCCGCTCGACGAAGACGGCCCGCCTGCACCAGCAGCACCCGCCCGCGCCTCGCCCCGGGAGGTGA
- a CDS encoding PP2C family protein-serine/threonine phosphatase, which translates to MSRIPQLSACPSCEEPLEPADHFCGACGFDLSSVPEPPRGRPDAVSPDGPPAEGGRGAPVAWPAAPPVPPSAAPGETSPLRGAEDLPGTDPAGAPPAGPPAATADAAVPDGPAPDAPAGTPAPAPGPWGAPPTATRVPGARDGEEAAGSAPVGEQGDFALAEPGAAPPAPPAPPAPPAPPAPPAPPATSGPPTLVDPAPSARAAEEGAGVSPAGGGAPADPRTTAAGAPGGGGRTCVACRAGRVDPDGYCENCGHAQPRERDHMEEEIAGAAAVSDRGLRHHRNEDAFALASAPLPDGSPAVVAIVCDGVSSATRPDEASLAASRAATDSLVAALGQGTHPQTAMHEAIVAAARAVDGLAEERPADADSPRQNAPACTIVGAVAAGGLLVVGWIGDSRVYWVPADREGPVARLTEDDSWAAQMVAAGLMSEAEAHADSRAHAITGWLGADAYELDPHTASFKPDRPGVAVVCSDGLWNYAESAEEMAAALPADALTRPLHSAQVLAGHALDGGGHDNVTVAVVPFDVRPWEDA; encoded by the coding sequence ATGTCGCGGATTCCCCAACTCTCCGCCTGTCCCAGCTGCGAGGAGCCGCTGGAGCCGGCCGACCACTTCTGCGGGGCGTGCGGGTTCGACCTGTCGTCCGTGCCCGAGCCGCCCCGCGGCCGCCCCGACGCGGTCTCGCCCGACGGCCCGCCCGCCGAGGGCGGCAGGGGTGCCCCCGTGGCCTGGCCGGCCGCCCCGCCGGTCCCGCCGTCGGCGGCCCCCGGCGAGACCTCGCCCCTGCGCGGGGCCGAGGACCTGCCGGGCACGGACCCGGCGGGCGCCCCGCCGGCCGGCCCACCCGCGGCCACCGCCGACGCGGCCGTCCCGGACGGCCCCGCCCCTGACGCCCCGGCAGGCACCCCGGCGCCCGCCCCGGGGCCGTGGGGGGCGCCACCCACCGCCACGCGTGTGCCGGGCGCCCGGGACGGCGAGGAGGCGGCCGGGTCCGCTCCCGTCGGCGAGCAGGGCGACTTCGCGCTGGCCGAGCCGGGGGCCGCACCTCCCGCACCTCCCGCACCTCCCGCACCTCCCGCACCTCCCGCACCTCCCGCACCTCCCGCCACGAGCGGGCCGCCGACCCTGGTCGACCCGGCGCCCTCGGCCCGGGCCGCCGAGGAGGGCGCGGGCGTGTCCCCGGCGGGCGGCGGGGCGCCCGCCGATCCCCGCACCACGGCGGCCGGTGCCCCGGGCGGCGGGGGGAGGACCTGCGTGGCATGCCGGGCCGGTCGGGTCGACCCCGACGGGTACTGCGAGAACTGCGGGCACGCCCAGCCGCGTGAACGCGACCACATGGAGGAGGAGATCGCGGGGGCGGCGGCGGTCAGCGACCGGGGGCTGCGCCACCATCGCAACGAGGACGCGTTCGCGCTGGCCTCGGCGCCGCTGCCGGACGGCTCCCCCGCGGTGGTGGCGATCGTCTGCGACGGGGTCTCGTCGGCGACCCGGCCCGACGAGGCGTCCCTGGCCGCCTCCCGCGCGGCCACCGACTCGCTGGTCGCGGCGCTCGGGCAGGGCACGCACCCGCAGACGGCGATGCACGAGGCGATCGTCGCGGCCGCCCGCGCCGTGGACGGCCTGGCCGAGGAACGGCCCGCCGACGCGGACTCCCCCCGGCAGAACGCTCCGGCCTGCACCATCGTCGGCGCCGTCGCGGCGGGCGGTCTGCTGGTCGTCGGATGGATCGGTGACAGCCGCGTCTACTGGGTGCCCGCCGACCGCGAGGGGCCGGTGGCCCGGCTCACCGAGGACGACTCGTGGGCGGCCCAGATGGTCGCCGCCGGGCTGATGAGCGAGGCCGAGGCGCACGCCGACTCGCGGGCCCACGCCATCACCGGCTGGCTCGGCGCCGACGCCTACGAACTCGACCCGCACACCGCCTCGTTCAAACCGGACCGGCCGGGCGTCGCCGTGGTGTGCAGCGACGGCCTGTGGAACTACGCCGAGTCCGCCGAGGAGATGGCGGCCGCGCTCCCGGCCGACGCCCTCACCCGCCCGCTGCACAGTGCCCAGGTCCTGGCGGGCCACGCGCTGGACGGCGGCGGGCACGACAACGTGACGGTGGCCGTGGTGCCGTTCGACGTGCGCCCGTGGGAGGACGCCTGA
- a CDS encoding serine/threonine-protein kinase — MRRSCRRPGCTGAYEDVGGGELYCDVCGMAPVVSPDGSLSSPPTGMAAGGSGRSGRGSAGSGRGSGPALTAASAGSRSSRRPVSGRLSRSLPGRATTRSVSVRSSASGGVSRHGRLGAGLVTVPDVPRPDPRTAVAADPRVPERKRFCSRAECGAPVGRARGGRPGRTEGFCTKCGHPYSFVPKLRPGEVVHGQYEVVGCLAHGGLGWVYLAVDRAVSDRWVVLKGLLDTGDEDAMAAAISERRFLAEIEHANIVRIYNFVEHLDQRTGSLDGYIVMEYVGGKSLKELANERRTPEGRRDPLPVEQACAYGIEALEALGHLHSRNLLYCDFKVDNAIQTEGRLKLIDMGAVRRMDDEESAIYGTVGYQAPEVATHGPSVASDLYTVARTLAVLTFDFPGYTHIHADSLPDPHDVPVLWTYESFYRLLIRATDPDPTRRFATAEEMAEQLTGVLREVVALQSGRPHPALSTLFGPELRVPDTEVVPDDGVVSRLGERPAPLVRGRRRVRSAVPAVAAPGAVPALPGQAPSARVPGVAAGTVPAADPVPPPGGVAPPGAPDPAAAALALPMPRVDPADPNAGFLAGLAAAAPGELAAALAPAPVDSPELRLRKLRAELEQGRVAAAEEGLRELEAYVPDDWRVVWYRGVTGLAAGDFEGAALSFDALYDAFPGEPAPKLALGLAAEVLGQADNAAEYYRLVWSRDPGFVGAAFSLARVQWAAGLRQEAVRTLESVPEASIHYTAARVAAIRARLRRRDPAEPLLADLTACAAQLEALEGLGLDAVRRERLAAEVLGTALDWVLSGSPGQTAERASGSGLRAGGTARTVLLGSQLDERGLRFGLERAYRTLARLARRGEERIELVERANRFRPRTMV; from the coding sequence GTGAGACGGAGCTGTCGGCGGCCGGGGTGCACCGGCGCGTACGAGGACGTCGGCGGGGGCGAGTTGTACTGCGACGTGTGCGGGATGGCGCCGGTGGTGTCGCCCGACGGGTCGCTCTCCTCGCCGCCGACGGGCATGGCGGCGGGCGGCTCGGGCCGTTCGGGGCGTGGCTCGGCGGGGTCGGGGCGCGGCTCGGGGCCGGCGCTCACGGCGGCCTCGGCGGGCTCGCGTTCCTCGCGCCGGCCGGTGTCGGGGCGGCTCTCGCGGTCGCTGCCGGGCCGGGCCACCACGCGGTCGGTGTCGGTGCGCAGTTCGGCCTCGGGCGGGGTCTCGCGACACGGGCGGCTCGGCGCGGGCCTGGTGACGGTGCCGGACGTGCCGCGCCCCGATCCGCGTACGGCGGTGGCGGCCGATCCGCGGGTGCCCGAGCGCAAGCGGTTCTGCAGCCGGGCCGAGTGCGGGGCGCCGGTGGGCCGTGCGCGGGGCGGACGGCCGGGCCGTACCGAGGGGTTCTGCACCAAGTGCGGTCACCCGTACTCCTTCGTGCCGAAGCTGCGGCCGGGCGAGGTGGTGCACGGGCAGTACGAGGTGGTGGGGTGTCTGGCGCACGGCGGGCTCGGCTGGGTGTACCTCGCGGTGGACCGGGCGGTCTCGGACCGGTGGGTGGTGCTGAAGGGCCTGCTGGACACCGGCGACGAGGACGCCATGGCGGCGGCCATCTCGGAGCGGCGCTTCCTCGCCGAGATCGAGCACGCCAACATCGTGCGGATCTACAACTTCGTGGAGCACCTCGACCAGCGCACCGGCTCCCTCGACGGCTACATCGTGATGGAGTACGTCGGCGGCAAGTCCCTGAAGGAGCTGGCCAACGAGCGGCGCACACCCGAGGGCCGGCGCGACCCGCTGCCGGTGGAGCAGGCGTGCGCGTACGGCATCGAGGCGCTGGAGGCCCTCGGCCACCTGCACAGCCGCAACCTGCTCTACTGCGATTTCAAGGTCGACAACGCCATCCAGACCGAGGGCCGGCTCAAGCTGATCGACATGGGCGCGGTCCGCCGGATGGACGACGAGGAGTCGGCGATCTACGGCACGGTCGGCTACCAGGCCCCCGAGGTCGCCACGCACGGCCCGTCGGTCGCCTCCGACCTGTACACGGTGGCGCGCACCCTGGCCGTCCTCACCTTCGACTTCCCGGGCTACACCCACATCCACGCCGACAGCCTCCCGGACCCGCACGACGTGCCGGTCCTGTGGACGTACGAGTCGTTCTACCGGCTGCTGATCCGCGCCACCGACCCCGATCCGACACGGCGGTTCGCGACGGCCGAGGAGATGGCGGAGCAGCTGACCGGGGTGCTGCGGGAGGTGGTGGCGCTCCAGTCGGGCCGGCCGCACCCGGCCCTCTCCACGCTCTTCGGCCCCGAGCTGCGGGTCCCCGACACCGAGGTGGTGCCGGACGACGGGGTCGTCTCGCGCCTCGGTGAACGCCCCGCACCCCTGGTGCGGGGGCGCCGCCGGGTCCGGTCGGCGGTCCCCGCCGTCGCGGCGCCGGGGGCGGTCCCGGCGCTGCCCGGGCAGGCGCCGTCGGCGCGCGTGCCGGGGGTGGCCGCCGGGACGGTCCCGGCGGCGGACCCGGTCCCCCCTCCGGGCGGTGTCGCACCGCCCGGTGCCCCGGACCCCGCGGCCGCCGCGCTGGCCCTGCCGATGCCGCGCGTCGACCCGGCAGACCCGAACGCCGGGTTCCTCGCGGGGCTGGCGGCCGCCGCGCCCGGCGAGCTGGCGGCGGCGCTCGCGCCGGCCCCGGTCGACTCGCCGGAGCTGCGGCTGCGCAAGCTCCGGGCGGAGCTGGAGCAGGGGCGGGTGGCGGCGGCCGAGGAGGGGCTGCGGGAGCTGGAGGCGTATGTCCCGGACGACTGGCGAGTGGTCTGGTACCGGGGTGTGACGGGCCTGGCCGCCGGGGACTTCGAGGGGGCGGCGCTCTCCTTCGACGCGCTGTACGACGCGTTCCCGGGCGAGCCCGCGCCCAAGCTGGCACTGGGTCTGGCCGCCGAGGTGCTCGGCCAGGCGGACAACGCCGCCGAGTACTACCGCCTGGTGTGGAGCCGCGACCCGGGCTTCGTCGGCGCCGCCTTCTCGCTGGCGCGCGTGCAGTGGGCGGCGGGGCTGCGCCAGGAGGCCGTGCGGACCCTGGAGTCGGTTCCGGAAGCCTCCATCCACTACACCGCCGCGCGGGTCGCGGCGATCCGGGCGCGGCTGCGCCGGCGCGACCCGGCCGAGCCGCTGCTGGCCGACCTGACGGCGTGCGCGGCCCAGCTCGAGGCGTTGGAGGGGCTCGGTCTCGACGCGGTACGCCGGGAAAGGCTGGCGGCGGAGGTGCTGGGAACGGCACTCGACTGGGTACTCTCGGGTAGCCCGGGGCAGACGGCCGAGAGAGCTTCCGGTTCCGGGCTTCGGGCCGGTGGCACGGCCCGTACGGTGCTGCTGGGCAGCCAACTGGACGAGCGTGGCCTCAGATTCGGTCTGGAGCGCGCCTACCGGACGCTGGCCAGACTCGCCCGGCGGGGCGAGGAGCGGATCGAACTGGTGGAGCGGGCCAACCGCTTCCGCCCCCGGACGATGGTGTGA
- a CDS encoding glutamate ABC transporter substrate-binding protein, translated as MNRGDRERPRPSRLRGWGGVTAMAVACVLTAALALLPLQRVSDATLGIHDDGPRGPAAAEPARAESCERPEASRARPSRTGGPTLKRIKSRTDKPRKLIVGIDQNSYRWGYRDPATGSLEGFDIDLVRAIAADLMGDPEAVVFRAIPTNRRVQAIDSGEVDMVVRTMTITCDRIREVAFSTAYFETGQQLLVPKGSPITGHDASLKGRRVCAAAGSTALAELEAESHGADISTTVPNQLDCLVRLQLGEVDAVVTDSALAAGQAAQDPMVELVGEPFTEEFYGVAMHKDAKDLVARVNQVLVEYRKDGWERSYGKWLKAGLGKSPGPPPATYRD; from the coding sequence ATGAACCGTGGCGACCGTGAGCGGCCGCGCCCTTCCCGGCTGCGCGGCTGGGGCGGGGTGACCGCGATGGCGGTGGCGTGCGTGCTGACGGCGGCGCTGGCGCTGCTGCCGCTCCAGCGGGTGAGCGACGCGACCCTCGGCATCCACGACGACGGCCCGCGCGGCCCGGCGGCGGCGGAACCGGCCCGCGCCGAGTCCTGTGAGCGCCCGGAGGCGTCGCGGGCCCGCCCCTCGCGGACCGGGGGACCGACGCTGAAGCGCATCAAGTCCCGTACGGACAAGCCGCGGAAGCTGATCGTGGGAATCGACCAGAACAGTTACCGGTGGGGGTACCGCGATCCGGCCACCGGTTCCCTGGAGGGGTTCGACATCGACCTGGTCCGGGCGATAGCGGCGGACCTGATGGGCGATCCCGAGGCCGTGGTGTTCCGGGCGATACCGACCAACCGGCGTGTCCAGGCGATCGACAGCGGCGAGGTGGACATGGTGGTGCGCACCATGACCATCACCTGCGACCGGATCAGGGAAGTGGCCTTCTCCACCGCCTACTTCGAGACGGGCCAGCAGTTGCTGGTGCCGAAGGGGTCCCCGATCACCGGTCACGACGCCTCGCTGAAGGGCCGCAGGGTCTGCGCGGCGGCCGGGTCGACGGCACTGGCGGAACTGGAGGCCGAGTCGCACGGCGCGGACATCTCCACCACCGTCCCCAACCAGCTCGACTGCCTGGTGCGGCTCCAGCTCGGCGAGGTCGACGCGGTCGTCACCGACAGCGCGCTGGCGGCCGGCCAGGCGGCGCAGGACCCGATGGTGGAGCTGGTGGGCGAGCCGTTCACCGAGGAGTTCTACGGCGTGGCGATGCACAAGGACGCGAAGGACCTGGTGGCCCGGGTCAACCAGGTGCTCGTCGAGTACCGCAAGGACGGCTGGGAGCGGTCGTACGGCAAGTGGCTGAAGGCCGGCCTGGGGAAGTCCCCCGGGCCGCCGCCCGCCACCTACCGGGACTGA
- a CDS encoding N-acetylglucosamine kinase, which produces MGVSGAVLAIDAGNSKTDVAVVTADGEVAGTARGGGFRPPATGVERALDTLAEAVGRAQEAAGHVPVAHVSACLANADLPVEEERLAAATAARGWGQAVEVRNDTFAVLRAGLLEDADPRGVAVVCGAGINCAGMVPDGRTARFPALGRVSGDWGGGGGLAEEALWHAARAEDGRGEPTTLARALPAHFGLDTMYALIEALHLGHVPPARRHELTPVLFTVAEAGDPVAAGLITRLAEEVATMAAVALDRLDLVDTPAPVLLGGSILAARRPGLDAGVREALARRAPLAEPRVVTAAPVLGAALLGMDAVGAGAEAYARVRAWFG; this is translated from the coding sequence GTGGGCGTGAGCGGAGCGGTGCTCGCCATCGACGCGGGCAACAGCAAGACCGACGTGGCCGTGGTGACGGCCGACGGCGAGGTCGCGGGCACCGCCCGCGGCGGCGGGTTCCGGCCGCCCGCGACCGGCGTCGAACGGGCCCTGGACACGCTCGCCGAGGCGGTCGGACGGGCCCAGGAGGCGGCCGGGCACGTGCCCGTCGCCCACGTGTCGGCGTGCCTGGCCAACGCCGACCTCCCGGTCGAGGAGGAGCGGCTGGCCGCCGCGACGGCCGCACGCGGCTGGGGCCAGGCGGTCGAGGTGCGCAACGACACCTTCGCGGTGCTCCGCGCGGGCCTTCTGGAGGACGCCGACCCGCGCGGAGTCGCCGTGGTCTGCGGCGCGGGCATCAACTGCGCCGGCATGGTCCCCGACGGCCGCACCGCCCGCTTCCCCGCCCTCGGCCGCGTCTCCGGCGACTGGGGCGGCGGAGGCGGCCTCGCCGAGGAGGCCCTGTGGCACGCGGCCCGCGCGGAGGACGGCCGAGGCGAACCCACCACCCTGGCGCGGGCCCTCCCCGCCCACTTCGGCCTCGACACGATGTACGCCCTGATCGAAGCCCTCCACCTGGGCCACGTCCCGCCGGCCCGCCGCCACGAACTGACCCCGGTCCTCTTCACGGTGGCCGAGGCGGGCGACCCGGTCGCGGCGGGCCTGATCACCCGCCTCGCCGAAGAGGTGGCCACCATGGCGGCCGTCGCCCTGGACCGGCTGGATCTGGTGGACACCCCGGCCCCCGTCCTGCTGGGCGGGAGCATCCTGGCCGCCCGCAGGCCGGGGCTGGACGCGGGGGTGCGGGAGGCGTTGGCCCGACGGGCGCCCCTGGCCGAGCCGCGCGTGGTGACGGCGGCGCCCGTACTGGGGGCGGCGCTGCTGGGGATGGACGCGGTGGGGGCCGGGGCGGAGGCTTACGCGAGGGTGCGGGCGTGGTTCGGCTGA